In Gemmobacter sp. 24YEA27, a genomic segment contains:
- a CDS encoding MFS transporter, producing MTVLPIPRMVWMLGFVSLLMDVSSEMVNTLLPVFLASGLGASALVIGFIEGLAVAVATVTKALSGVLADWSGRAKPLAVLGYGLGALSRLIFPLAISLDQVVLAKAMDRVGKGIRSAPRDAMIAAATPAAIRGAAFGLRKSLDSLGGFLGPLLAIAAMLVFAGDFRIVFWLAALPAAFAIFLLIFRVKEPVPAQAGKGSGFRFRDALRLTAPVRGVIALAGLIMLARFSEAFLLLKALEAGFSPVWVPLIIVALHAVYALAAWPVGIFSDRLAASGRDPVKVPLLIGLGLLAGAHLVLGSAQSAPVFLAGVALWGLHMGFSQGLLGAMIAATAPPAIRGSAFGAFNLASGVVMLVGNTAAGWAWVSWGSSAPFLIGAGISVLAMGLVALRPRTAPQNP from the coding sequence ATGACAGTTCTGCCGATTCCGCGCATGGTCTGGATGCTGGGATTTGTCAGCCTGCTGATGGATGTGTCGTCCGAGATGGTGAACACGCTTTTGCCGGTGTTTCTGGCAAGTGGGCTCGGAGCATCAGCGCTGGTTATCGGCTTTATCGAGGGGCTGGCGGTGGCGGTGGCCACGGTGACCAAAGCGCTTTCCGGGGTTCTGGCAGACTGGTCCGGGCGGGCAAAACCACTGGCCGTGCTGGGTTACGGGCTTGGCGCGCTGTCGCGGCTGATCTTTCCGCTCGCGATAAGCCTTGATCAGGTCGTGCTGGCCAAGGCGATGGACCGGGTTGGCAAGGGGATCCGGTCTGCGCCACGCGATGCAATGATTGCCGCCGCCACGCCGGCCGCGATACGGGGCGCGGCCTTTGGCCTCAGGAAATCGCTCGACAGTCTGGGCGGCTTTCTCGGGCCGCTCCTCGCGATTGCCGCCATGCTGGTCTTTGCCGGGGATTTCCGGATCGTGTTCTGGCTTGCGGCGCTGCCGGCGGCTTTCGCGATTTTTCTGCTGATCTTTCGGGTCAAAGAGCCGGTGCCGGCACAGGCTGGCAAGGGCTCCGGCTTCCGGTTTCGCGATGCGCTGCGGCTGACCGCTCCGGTCAGGGGCGTCATTGCGCTGGCGGGGCTGATCATGCTGGCGCGGTTTTCCGAGGCATTCCTTCTGTTGAAAGCACTTGAGGCCGGGTTCTCACCGGTCTGGGTGCCGCTGATCATCGTGGCGCTGCATGCGGTTTATGCCCTGGCGGCCTGGCCGGTGGGGATCTTCTCTGACCGGCTGGCAGCCTCCGGGCGCGATCCGGTGAAGGTGCCGCTGCTGATCGGGCTCGGGCTTCTGGCGGGCGCGCATCTGGTGCTGGGTTCTGCGCAAAGCGCACCGGTCTTTCTGGCCGGTGTGGCGCTTTGGGGGCTGCATATGGGGTTCAGCCAGGGGCTTTTGGGTGCGATGATTGCGGCGACTGCGCCGCCCGCGATCCGGGGCAGCGCGTTCGGCGCCTTTAACCTTGCAAGCGGTGTGGTGATGCTGGTCGGCAATACCGCCGCCGGCTGGGCCTGGGTCAGCTGGGGATCCTCCGCGCCGTTTCTGATCGGCGCGGGCATCTCGGTTCTGGCGATGGGTCTCGTGGCGCTGCGGCCCCGGACTGCGCCTCAGAACCCGTAA
- a CDS encoding CehA/McbA family metallohydrolase encodes MVRQSAFTAPGRFWRGNLHSHSDRSDGALPPQEVCRRYQAEGYDFLALTDHYVGHYDYPLVDTRPFRAEGFTTILGAELHSGAMENGELWHILAVGLPLDFPKVGSADFHAHPGQETGPAIAARAAAAGAFVTIAHPHWSGMTLDDARSITAAHAVEIYNHGSAVGADRGDGGTIADLLISEGRDITLIATDDSHLAVPDAFGGWTMVKAEENTPEALLAALKRGDFYSSQGPEIHDFRIEGDRVIVESSAVEWVIAIGHGSSSNVTHGSSMTRAEVPLNWQGNTPWIRVVVIDAAGRRAWTNPIRRDQVSA; translated from the coding sequence ATGGTCCGCCAATCCGCCTTCACCGCCCCTGGCCGCTTCTGGCGCGGAAATCTCCACAGCCATTCGGACCGCTCCGACGGCGCGCTGCCGCCTCAGGAAGTTTGCCGCCGTTATCAGGCGGAAGGCTATGATTTTCTTGCCCTGACCGATCACTATGTCGGGCATTACGACTATCCGCTGGTTGATACCCGTCCGTTCCGGGCCGAAGGATTCACGACCATTCTGGGGGCAGAGCTGCATTCCGGCGCGATGGAAAACGGCGAGCTCTGGCATATCCTTGCCGTTGGCCTGCCGCTGGACTTTCCGAAAGTGGGCAGCGCTGATTTCCATGCCCATCCGGGCCAGGAAACCGGCCCCGCGATCGCGGCTCGTGCCGCCGCCGCCGGTGCTTTCGTGACCATCGCGCATCCGCACTGGTCGGGGATGACCCTTGACGATGCGCGTTCGATCACCGCCGCCCATGCGGTCGAGATCTATAATCACGGCTCGGCTGTCGGCGCGGATCGCGGCGATGGCGGCACGATTGCCGATCTGCTGATCTCGGAAGGGCGCGACATTACCCTGATCGCGACCGACGATTCCCATCTGGCGGTTCCCGACGCCTTTGGCGGCTGGACCATGGTGAAGGCTGAGGAAAACACCCCCGAAGCCCTGCTGGCAGCCCTGAAGCGCGGCGATTTCTATTCCAGCCAGGGCCCTGAAATCCATGACTTCCGTATCGAAGGCGACCGGGTCATCGTCGAATCGAGCGCCGTGGAATGGGTGATCGCCATCGGCCATGGGTCAAGCTCGAACGTCACACACGGATCCTCCATGACCCGCGCCGAAGTGCCGCTGAACTGGCAGGGCAACACGCCCTGGATCCGGGTTGTGGTGATAGATGCCGCCGGCCGGCGGGCCTGGACCAACCCGATCCGGCGTGACCAGGTTTCCGCCTGA
- a CDS encoding LysR family transcriptional regulator, with translation MDWDKLRIFHAVADKGSLTHAGEVLHLSQSAVSRQIRALEESLDVTLFHRHARGLILTEQGELLFEATQAMAKRLDAAAARIRDSEDEVFGELRVTTTMGFGTLWLAPRLARLYDKFPALKIDLMLEERVLDLPMREADVAIRMKEPSQADLIRRRLMNIRMRLYATPDYLARNGTPKTMADLSQHRLICQHPGTPQVAAGARLVQEIMAYDIPSTLHVNNYFGVQQGVINHLGIGVLPDYTTEENPHLVRVLEDIESGEVPVFLAYPEELRHSKRVAAFRDFVTEEISTFRRSHGS, from the coding sequence ATGGACTGGGATAAGCTGAGGATTTTTCACGCGGTGGCCGACAAGGGCAGCCTCACCCATGCGGGCGAGGTGCTGCATCTGTCGCAATCCGCCGTCAGCCGGCAGATCCGCGCGCTTGAGGAAAGCCTCGATGTGACGCTGTTCCACCGTCATGCGCGCGGTCTCATCCTGACCGAACAGGGCGAACTGCTGTTCGAGGCCACCCAGGCCATGGCAAAACGGCTCGATGCCGCCGCAGCCCGCATCCGCGACAGCGAGGATGAGGTCTTTGGCGAGTTGCGCGTCACCACAACGATGGGCTTCGGCACGCTCTGGCTCGCGCCACGCCTCGCGCGGCTTTACGACAAATTCCCGGCGCTGAAGATCGACCTCATGCTCGAAGAGCGTGTGCTTGACCTGCCGATGCGCGAGGCTGATGTCGCGATCCGCATGAAAGAACCGAGCCAGGCTGATCTGATCCGTCGCCGGCTGATGAATATCCGCATGCGCCTTTATGCGACGCCAGACTATCTCGCCCGCAACGGCACGCCGAAAACCATGGCCGATCTCAGCCAGCACCGCCTGATCTGCCAGCATCCCGGCACCCCCCAGGTGGCGGCAGGAGCGCGGCTGGTGCAGGAAATCATGGCGTATGACATCCCCTCGACGCTGCATGTGAACAACTATTTCGGCGTGCAGCAGGGCGTGATCAACCATCTCGGGATCGGCGTGCTGCCCGATTACACGACCGAAGAAAACCCGCATCTGGTACGGGTGCTGGAAGACATCGAATCGGGCGAAGTGCCGGTCTTCCTCGCCTATCCCGAAGAACTGCGGCACTCGAAACGCGTGGCCGCCTTCCGCGATTTCGTGACGGAAGAGATCTCCACCTTCCGCCGCAGTCACGGCAGCTGA
- a CDS encoding methyltransferase domain-containing protein has product MRNPRQISAIAPSSRVLARAMTATIGPNSGKVVEFGPGTGRFTEAILARGLPPENLTLFELDDEFVDFLRRKFPRVAVHKTGAQEVGAIVGSGVSTVISGLPLLSMLDPVRRAIVGAAFDVLKPDGEYVQFTYGPRPPVPPEIISDLGLAVDRGHKVWANLPPARVYRFRRL; this is encoded by the coding sequence ATGCGCAATCCCCGGCAGATCTCGGCCATCGCGCCTTCGTCGCGGGTGCTGGCCCGTGCGATGACCGCGACGATCGGCCCCAACAGCGGCAAAGTGGTGGAATTCGGCCCCGGCACCGGAAGGTTTACCGAAGCAATTCTTGCGCGCGGCCTGCCGCCCGAGAACCTGACGCTTTTCGAGCTGGATGATGAATTTGTCGATTTCCTGCGGCGGAAATTTCCGCGCGTCGCCGTGCATAAGACCGGCGCGCAGGAGGTGGGGGCAATTGTCGGCAGCGGCGTGTCGACGGTCATCTCGGGCCTGCCGCTTCTGTCGATGCTCGACCCGGTGCGCCGCGCGATTGTCGGTGCGGCCTTCGATGTGCTGAAACCCGATGGAGAATATGTGCAATTCACCTATGGCCCGCGCCCGCCGGTGCCGCCCGAGATCATCAGCGATCTGGGGCTGGCGGTGGACAGGGGCCACAAAGTCTGGGCCAATCTGCCGCCGGCACGGGTCTACCGCTTTCGCCGCTTGTGA
- a CDS encoding EcsC family protein: protein MSHEDITLPHLPLPAECRAGVDALALRWKKANGPVMALLTRFGGRLEDQMSILPAGFRERAEGVTAAALERAWMVARQGGRLPGTGDRGTLAAAIGAGIAGGAGGIMGALAELPFTITVLLHAIRREAEKLGYDPDDPWIMSEALRTFGSGSPIAADDGINTAFFSARAALTGPALNQLIASVAPKLAATLGQKLMAQAVPVMGAVSGAAINAAFLRYYREMAAIRFGLLRLAEEHGAGPVLKQFATATARPRITKD, encoded by the coding sequence ATGAGCCATGAAGACATAACTCTGCCCCATCTGCCGCTGCCCGCCGAATGCCGGGCCGGCGTCGATGCCCTCGCGCTGCGCTGGAAGAAGGCCAATGGGCCGGTGATGGCGCTTCTGACCCGGTTTGGCGGCAGGCTGGAAGACCAGATGTCGATCCTTCCCGCAGGCTTTCGCGAGCGGGCCGAAGGGGTGACTGCGGCCGCGCTGGAGCGGGCCTGGATGGTGGCGCGCCAGGGCGGCAGGCTTCCCGGCACCGGGGATCGTGGCACGCTTGCCGCGGCGATTGGTGCAGGGATTGCCGGAGGCGCCGGTGGGATCATGGGCGCGCTTGCCGAACTTCCGTTCACAATCACCGTGCTGCTGCATGCGATCCGGCGTGAGGCCGAAAAGCTGGGTTACGACCCCGACGATCCCTGGATCATGTCCGAGGCGCTGCGCACTTTCGGCTCGGGCAGCCCGATTGCGGCGGATGACGGGATCAATACGGCGTTCTTCTCGGCCCGCGCGGCCCTGACCGGGCCGGCGCTGAACCAGCTGATCGCCTCCGTCGCGCCGAAGCTTGCCGCGACCCTTGGACAGAAGCTCATGGCCCAGGCGGTGCCAGTCATGGGGGCGGTTTCGGGCGCTGCGATCAATGCCGCTTTCCTGCGCTATTACCGCGAGATGGCCGCGATCCGCTTCGGGCTGTTGCGCTTGGCCGAGGAGCACGGCGCAGGGCCGGTGCTGAAGCAGTTCGCCACCGCAACCGCCCGCCCCCGCATCACCAAAGACTGA
- the murI gene encoding glutamate racemase translates to MAVGVFDSGLGGLTVLDAVSRRLPEVPFVYFGDNAHAPYGVRTADDIYNLTCAAVERLWAEGCDLVILACNTASAAALRRMQESWLPADKRVLGVFVPLIEALTERQWGDNSPPREVAVKHVALFATPATVSSRAFQRELAFRAIGVDVEAQPCGGVVDAIEQGDEILAEALVRSHVEALKRRMPQPEAAILGCTHYPLMEKTFQEALGEGVRVYSQAKLVAESLSDYLERRPEMLGSGTVSKFLTTGDPVSVSAHATQFLRRGIKFEKA, encoded by the coding sequence ATGGCAGTTGGCGTTTTTGATTCGGGTCTGGGCGGGCTGACGGTGCTGGATGCGGTCTCGCGCCGCCTGCCGGAAGTGCCCTTTGTCTATTTCGGCGACAATGCCCATGCGCCTTATGGCGTGCGCACCGCCGATGATATCTACAACCTGACCTGTGCGGCGGTGGAACGGCTCTGGGCCGAGGGCTGCGATCTTGTGATCCTCGCCTGTAACACGGCGTCAGCTGCGGCTTTGCGGCGGATGCAGGAAAGCTGGCTGCCGGCTGACAAGCGGGTGCTCGGTGTGTTTGTGCCGCTGATCGAGGCGCTGACCGAACGGCAATGGGGCGACAATTCGCCGCCGCGCGAGGTGGCGGTGAAACATGTGGCGCTGTTTGCGACGCCTGCAACGGTGTCCTCGCGCGCCTTCCAGCGGGAACTCGCGTTTCGCGCCATCGGGGTTGATGTCGAGGCGCAGCCCTGTGGTGGTGTGGTCGATGCGATCGAGCAGGGCGATGAGATCCTTGCCGAGGCGCTGGTACGCAGCCATGTCGAGGCGCTGAAGCGCCGGATGCCGCAGCCCGAGGCCGCGATCCTTGGCTGCACGCATTACCCTTTGATGGAAAAGACCTTTCAGGAGGCTCTGGGCGAGGGGGTCAGGGTTTACAGCCAGGCGAAGCTGGTGGCCGAAAGCCTGAGCGACTATCTGGAGCGGCGGCCGGAGATGCTCGGCTCCGGCACGGTGTCCAAATTCCTCACCACCGGCGATCCGGTCTCGGTTTCGGCCCATGCGACGCAATTCCTGCGTCGCGGGATCAAATTCGAAAAAGCCTGA
- a CDS encoding lytic murein transglycosylase — protein sequence MGSAAPGSRETPAPRAVPDRGWDSWVANYRNRAAGRGISANTLDAGFRHAGFLPEVIERDRNQTEFKRSLEDYLSIAASDERVSLGREMYARYGSTLAAIEQRYGVEGNVVAAFWGLESFFGTRRGNVPVVSALSTLAYEGRRAAFFESQLDGALRILQAGDVPADRMVGSWAGAMGHTQFIPTSYLQYAVDFTGDGRRDIWSDDPTDALASTANYVARTGWQRGLPWGMEVSLPPGFNAGLLGRGKGKSAAEWEALGVSRAGGGGLSGGSIIQPGGAGTPAFLLTQNFNVILRYNNAENYAIGVGHLADRIKGGGPVRADFGPDRTGLTKADRQDLQRRLTARGFDTGGSDGVIGPKSREAISAWQSRNGMAVTGEPSAALLASLR from the coding sequence ATGGGCAGCGCGGCTCCTGGCAGCCGCGAGACGCCGGCGCCGCGCGCGGTGCCGGACAGAGGCTGGGACAGCTGGGTCGCGAATTACCGCAACCGCGCCGCGGGGCGGGGGATCTCGGCCAATACGCTCGATGCCGGGTTCCGCCATGCGGGGTTCCTGCCCGAGGTGATCGAAAGAGACCGCAACCAGACCGAATTCAAACGCTCGCTTGAGGATTACCTGTCGATCGCGGCTTCGGATGAGCGGGTCTCGCTCGGGCGTGAGATGTATGCGCGCTATGGATCGACGCTGGCCGCCATCGAACAGCGCTACGGGGTCGAGGGCAATGTTGTCGCGGCCTTCTGGGGGCTTGAGAGCTTTTTCGGCACAAGGCGCGGCAATGTGCCGGTGGTCTCGGCGCTGTCGACGCTGGCCTATGAGGGGCGGCGCGCGGCGTTTTTCGAGAGCCAGCTTGATGGCGCGCTGAGAATTCTTCAGGCCGGGGATGTTCCGGCTGACCGGATGGTCGGCAGCTGGGCCGGGGCGATGGGTCACACCCAGTTCATCCCGACTTCCTATCTGCAATATGCCGTTGATTTCACCGGCGACGGGCGGCGCGATATCTGGTCGGATGATCCGACCGACGCGCTGGCCTCGACCGCGAATTACGTGGCGCGCACCGGCTGGCAGCGCGGATTGCCCTGGGGGATGGAGGTCTCGCTGCCCCCGGGCTTCAACGCGGGCCTTCTGGGGCGCGGCAAGGGGAAATCGGCTGCGGAATGGGAGGCGCTTGGCGTCTCGCGCGCGGGCGGCGGCGGGCTTTCCGGGGGCTCGATCATCCAGCCGGGCGGGGCAGGGACGCCGGCCTTCCTGCTGACGCAGAATTTCAACGTGATCCTGCGCTATAACAATGCCGAGAATTACGCGATCGGCGTCGGGCATCTGGCCGACCGGATCAAAGGCGGCGGCCCGGTCAGGGCGGATTTCGGGCCGGACCGCACAGGTCTGACAAAAGCCGACCGTCAGGATCTGCAACGGCGCCTGACCGCACGCGGCTTTGACACCGGCGGCAGCGATGGCGTGATCGGTCCGAAATCGCGCGAGGCAATCTCGGCCTGGCAGTCCCGCAATGGTATGGCGGTGACGGGTGAGCCTTCAGCCGCACTGCTCGCGTCTTTGCGCTGA
- a CDS encoding carboxypeptidase M32: MADVYDALMAHARETAALEQVAGRLSWDQETMMPRDAAEQRGEEMAAMEGVLHARRSDPRVGDWLSKVEPVELVAKAQVAKIRRSYERALKVPARLSQEIARVTSLSQGIWAEARANEAVPSFLPTLEKVVALKREEGQALASGGDSYDAMLDDYEPGMTGAECAAMFDALRPRLVALREKILASPRKPAALTGSFGADAQIRLSRRLATVFGYDMQRGRIDTAVHPFCSGSGDDVRITTRVAEGDPFNCLYSTIHETGHAAYEQGVDSDFLLTPIGGGVSMGVHESQSRICENQLGRSRPFTEWLFGEMRDRFGEFGITDPEEFFATVNRVAPGYIRTESDEVHYNLHVMLRFDLERALMGGDLAVADLESAWNDRFLKDFGVAVDKPSNGMLQDVHWSVGLFGYFPTYTLGNLYAGCLFEALRADLPGLHQDLAAGEIGAANDWLRENLRRHGALYSPRETIARACGEEPSAGPLLDYLEAKFGAIYGF; this comes from the coding sequence ATGGCTGATGTTTATGACGCGCTGATGGCCCATGCCCGCGAGACCGCGGCGCTGGAACAGGTGGCGGGGCGGTTGTCCTGGGATCAGGAGACGATGATGCCGCGCGACGCCGCCGAACAGCGCGGCGAGGAAATGGCGGCGATGGAGGGTGTCTTGCATGCCCGCCGCTCTGACCCGCGTGTCGGAGACTGGCTGTCAAAGGTCGAGCCGGTTGAGCTGGTCGCCAAAGCCCAGGTTGCAAAAATCCGCCGCTCTTACGAGCGCGCGCTGAAAGTGCCGGCGCGGCTTTCGCAGGAGATCGCGCGGGTGACCTCGCTTTCCCAGGGCATCTGGGCCGAGGCGCGGGCGAATGAGGCGGTCCCGTCTTTCCTGCCGACGCTGGAGAAGGTCGTCGCGCTGAAACGCGAGGAGGGCCAGGCGCTGGCCTCCGGTGGCGACAGCTATGACGCGATGCTGGATGATTACGAGCCGGGGATGACCGGCGCCGAATGCGCCGCGATGTTCGACGCGCTGCGCCCGCGCCTCGTGGCATTGCGCGAAAAAATCCTTGCCTCACCGCGCAAACCTGCTGCGCTGACCGGCAGTTTCGGGGCAGATGCCCAGATCCGGCTGTCGCGCCGCCTTGCGACGGTCTTTGGCTATGACATGCAACGGGGCCGCATCGACACCGCCGTGCATCCCTTCTGCTCGGGCTCGGGCGATGATGTGCGCATCACCACCCGCGTGGCCGAAGGCGACCCCTTCAACTGCCTCTATTCCACCATCCACGAGACCGGCCATGCGGCCTATGAGCAGGGCGTCGATTCGGATTTCCTGCTGACCCCGATTGGTGGCGGCGTCTCGATGGGCGTCCATGAAAGCCAGAGCCGGATCTGCGAGAACCAGCTTGGCCGCTCGCGCCCCTTTACCGAATGGTTGTTCGGTGAGATGCGCGACCGTTTCGGCGAATTCGGTATCACCGACCCCGAAGAGTTCTTCGCCACCGTGAACCGCGTTGCGCCGGGCTATATCCGCACGGAATCGGACGAGGTGCATTACAACCTCCATGTCATGCTGCGCTTTGATCTCGAACGCGCGCTGATGGGCGGTGATCTGGCGGTTGCGGATCTGGAATCTGCCTGGAATGACCGCTTCCTGAAAGATTTCGGCGTGGCGGTCGACAAGCCCTCGAATGGGATGCTCCAGGACGTGCATTGGTCGGTTGGTCTGTTCGGCTATTTCCCGACCTATACGCTTGGCAATCTCTATGCCGGCTGCCTTTTCGAGGCGTTGCGCGCCGATCTGCCGGGGCTCCACCAGGATCTGGCCGCAGGCGAGATCGGTGCAGCAAATGACTGGCTCAGGGAAAACCTCCGCCGTCACGGAGCCCTTTACAGCCCGCGCGAGACCATTGCCCGCGCCTGTGGCGAAGAGCCATCCGCAGGCCCGCTTCTGGATTATCTCGAAGCGAAATTCGGCGCGATTTACGGGTTCTGA
- the ctaA gene encoding heme A synthase: MAGKRSIFEEVGETSNTPKHPGKSGVAGGMIDQGHRGARGAIRVWLIVLFLLVVAMIVVGGLTRLTGSGLSITEWRPVTGAIPPMDLAAWTAEFDKYRQTPQYELANTGMTLDQFKTIYWWEWAHRQLGRLVGLIWAIGFLGFLITKSIPPRWSKRLLLIGALGGLQGAIGWWMVSSGLSGSMIRVASYRLAVHLGLAFIILGFIGWYVFLLSRSESALMTARRGREAKLFSMSTGLMHFAFLQILLGALVAGIDAGRAFPTWPLMGDSFFPADAFYATDMQGNVLPVWHAFFENPGLVQFMHRMAGYLLFIFGVVVWLRGRKSAHRDTRFAFNMVMLMLVAQAGLGIMAVLTSAHLHVAITHQIGAVILWVLILRARYLSQYPVAGSIRKGTA; encoded by the coding sequence ATGGCCGGAAAACGCAGCATTTTCGAAGAGGTCGGCGAGACCTCGAATACCCCGAAACATCCGGGCAAGTCCGGCGTTGCAGGCGGGATGATCGATCAGGGCCACAGGGGCGCGCGCGGCGCGATCCGGGTCTGGCTGATTGTGCTTTTCCTGCTGGTCGTCGCGATGATCGTGGTCGGAGGGCTGACGCGCCTTACCGGCTCGGGCCTCTCGATCACCGAATGGCGCCCGGTCACCGGGGCGATCCCGCCGATGGATCTTGCAGCCTGGACGGCGGAATTTGATAAATACCGCCAGACGCCGCAATACGAGCTGGCAAATACCGGCATGACGCTGGATCAGTTCAAGACGATCTATTGGTGGGAATGGGCACATCGCCAGCTTGGCCGCCTGGTCGGCCTGATCTGGGCCATTGGTTTCCTTGGCTTTTTGATCACGAAATCCATCCCTCCCCGCTGGTCAAAGCGGCTTTTGCTGATCGGGGCGCTTGGCGGGCTGCAGGGCGCGATCGGCTGGTGGATGGTGTCTTCGGGCCTCTCGGGCAGCATGATCCGCGTCGCCTCTTACCGGCTGGCGGTGCATCTGGGGCTGGCCTTCATCATCCTTGGTTTCATCGGCTGGTATGTCTTCCTGCTGTCGCGCAGCGAATCCGCCCTGATGACGGCCAGACGGGGCAGGGAGGCGAAGCTCTTCTCGATGTCCACCGGTCTGATGCATTTCGCCTTTCTGCAGATCCTTCTGGGGGCGCTGGTTGCAGGAATTGACGCCGGGCGTGCCTTTCCGACCTGGCCCCTGATGGGCGACAGCTTCTTCCCGGCGGATGCGTTTTACGCGACCGATATGCAGGGCAATGTCCTGCCGGTTTGGCATGCCTTCTTTGAAAATCCGGGCCTGGTGCAATTCATGCACCGGATGGCGGGGTATCTTCTGTTCATCTTCGGGGTGGTCGTCTGGCTGCGCGGCCGCAAATCCGCGCATCGTGATACCAGGTTTGCGTTCAACATGGTTATGCTGATGCTGGTGGCTCAGGCCGGGCTTGGCATCATGGCGGTTCTCACCTCGGCGCATCTGCATGTGGCGATCACCCATCAGATCGGCGCGGTGATCCTCTGGGTGCTGATCCTGCGCGCGCGCTACCTGTCGCAATACCCGGTTGCGGGCTCGATCCGGAAAGGAACCGCCTGA
- the chrA gene encoding chromate efflux transporter: protein MSAAFWRIGLWSFGGPAAQIALLHRVALEEKSWISEEDYARALSFCMLLPGPEAMQLATWIGWRLRGVKGGLIAGGLFVAPGAVLITVLAALYTGFGTIPLIPVLFTGIQAAVLAIVAAALIRLGQRALQTREARIIALLSFLGLFVFALPFPLILLAAALWGGMQALRSASRPALRAASPSATELPPPARAAGDIWREAVWQGALWLGLWLVPLAVLVVFGPERLAEIGVFFAKLAALAFGGAYALMAWMAQEMVDLRGWLTTGQMIDGLALAESTPGPLILVTSFTGWIAGFQDGGPLMALGGAGVALWMTFLPSFLFIFTASPFIDRLLAVPVLAGAMARITPAVVGVIANLSLWFALHVLFTGHREIGSGPVQMLLPDLATLKPFSLAIALASGVALWRLRLPMPLVLALAAGAALLLSHL from the coding sequence GTGTCGGCCGCGTTCTGGCGGATCGGCCTTTGGTCCTTTGGCGGCCCGGCGGCGCAGATTGCTTTGCTGCACCGGGTGGCGCTGGAGGAAAAATCCTGGATCAGCGAGGAGGATTATGCGCGCGCGCTGTCCTTTTGCATGCTGCTTCCCGGCCCCGAAGCGATGCAGCTTGCAACCTGGATCGGCTGGCGGCTGCGCGGCGTTAAAGGCGGGCTGATCGCGGGCGGGCTTTTTGTGGCTCCGGGCGCGGTGCTGATCACAGTTCTCGCGGCGCTCTATACCGGGTTTGGCACCATCCCCCTGATTCCGGTGCTGTTTACCGGCATCCAGGCGGCGGTGCTGGCGATTGTCGCGGCGGCCCTGATCCGGCTTGGGCAAAGGGCGCTGCAAACGCGGGAGGCGCGGATCATCGCGCTTTTGTCCTTTCTCGGCCTGTTTGTCTTTGCCCTGCCCTTCCCGCTGATCCTGCTGGCGGCTGCGCTTTGGGGCGGGATGCAGGCGCTCCGATCAGCATCCAGGCCAGCGTTGCGCGCGGCCAGCCCCTCGGCCACGGAACTGCCCCCGCCCGCCCGGGCTGCCGGTGACATCTGGCGGGAGGCCGTCTGGCAAGGGGCGCTCTGGCTGGGCCTCTGGCTTGTGCCGCTGGCCGTGCTGGTGGTCTTCGGGCCGGAACGGCTGGCAGAGATCGGGGTCTTTTTCGCGAAACTGGCGGCGCTGGCCTTTGGCGGCGCTTACGCGCTGATGGCCTGGATGGCGCAGGAAATGGTCGATCTGCGCGGCTGGCTGACGACCGGGCAGATGATCGACGGGCTGGCACTGGCGGAATCGACGCCGGGGCCGCTGATCCTTGTGACCTCATTCACCGGCTGGATCGCGGGGTTTCAGGACGGCGGCCCCCTTATGGCGCTCGGTGGCGCGGGCGTCGCGCTCTGGATGACCTTCCTGCCGTCATTTCTGTTCATCTTCACCGCGAGCCCTTTTATCGACAGGCTGCTGGCGGTGCCGGTGCTTGCCGGAGCCATGGCGCGGATCACGCCTGCTGTCGTCGGGGTGATTGCCAATCTCTCGCTCTGGTTCGCCCTGCATGTGCTCTTCACCGGCCATCGCGAGATCGGCTCGGGACCGGTGCAGATGCTGCTGCCTGACCTCGCGACGCTGAAGCCCTTCTCGCTTGCCATTGCTTTGGCGAGCGGCGTCGCGCTCTGGCGCCTGCGCCTTCCGATGCCGCTTGTTCTGGCGCTGGCGGCCGGCGCCGCCCTGCTGCTCTCGCATTTGTGA